The Thermococcus sp. sequence ATCCGAGGGGAATCTTCCTGGTCTTCCTTGAGAACAACCCCGATACTTTTCTTGTCGCCGAATACAACGGGAAGGTAATCGGCTACGTCATGGCCTACCTGAGGCCCGACCTTGAGGGGCACATAATGAGCATAGCCGTTGACAAGCGCTACCGCGGGAACGGTATAGGCTCGGCCTTACTGACCGAGGCCATAGAGAGGCTCATCGAGAGGGGCGCTCGCTACATAGGCCTTGAAGTCAGGGTCAGCAACGAAGGGGCC is a genomic window containing:
- the rimI gene encoding ribosomal protein S18-alanine N-acetyltransferase; translated protein: MSVSAREVRARIPLALVTIRPAKLFDISEVMRIERETFREAYPRGIFLVFLENNPDTFLVAEYNGKVIGYVMAYLRPDLEGHIMSIAVDKRYRGNGIGSALLTEAIERLIERGARYIGLEVRVSNEGAIRLYERFGFKKVKRIIGYYSDGEDAYYMLLPAEEWRGS